One genomic window of Lynx canadensis isolate LIC74 chromosome F2, mLynCan4.pri.v2, whole genome shotgun sequence includes the following:
- the PUF60 gene encoding poly(U)-binding-splicing factor PUF60 isoform X7: MATATIALQVNGQQGGGSEPAAAAAAAAAAVVAAGDKWKPPQGTDSIKMENGQNTTAKLGLPPLTPEQQEALQKAKKYAMEQSIKSVLVKQTIAHQQQQLTNLQMAAQRQRALAIMCRVYVGSIYYELGEDTIRQAFAPFGPIKSIDMSWDSVTMKHKGFAFVEYEVPEAAQLALEQMNSVMLGGRNIKVGRPSNIGQAQPIIDQLAEEARAFNRIYVASVHQDLSDDDIKSVFEAFGKIKSCTLARDPTTGKHKGYGFIEYEKAQSSQDAVSSMNLFDLGGQYLRVGKAVTPPMPLLTPATPGGLPPAAAVAAAAATAKITAQEAVAGAAVLGTLATPGLVSPALTLAQPLGALPQAVMAAQAPGVITGVTPARPPIPVTIPSVGVVNPILASPPTLGLLEPKKEKEEEELFPESERPEMLSEQEHMSISGSSARHMVMQKLLRKQESTVMVLRNMVDPKDIDDDLEGEVTEECGKFGAVNRVIIYQEKQGEEEDAEIIVKIFVEFSIASETHKAIQALNGRWFAGRKVVAEVYDQERFDNSDLSA; the protein is encoded by the exons CAGGTCAATGGCCAGCAAGGAGGGGGGTCCgagccggcggcggcggcggcagcggcggcggcggcagtggTGGCAGCGGGAGACAAATGGAAACCTCCACAG GGGACGGACTCCATCAAGATGGAGAACGGGCAGAACACAACCGCGAAGCTGGGACTGCCTCCTCTGACGCCCGAGCAGCAAGAGGCCCTCCAGAAG GCCAAGAAGTACGCCATGGAGCAGAGCATCAAGAGCGTGCTGGTGAAGCAGACCATCGCGCACCAGCAACAGCAGCTCACCAACCTGCAG ATGGCAGCTCAGCGGCAGCGGGCGCTGGCCATCATGTGTCGGGTCTACGTGGGTTCCATCTACTATGAGCTCGGGGAGGACACCATTCGCCAGGCTTTTGCTCCCTTCGGACCCATCAAGAGCATTGACATGTCCTGGGACTCCGTCACCATGAAGCACAAG GGCTTTGCCTTTGTGGAGTACGAGGTCCCAGAAGCTGCGCAGCTCGCCTTGGAGCAGATGAACTCAGTGATGCTAGGAGGCAGGAACATCAAG GTGGGCAGACCCAGCAATATAGGGCAGGCCCAGCCTATCATAGACCAGCTGGCTGAGGAGGCGCGAGCTTTCAATCGCATCTACGTGGCTTCTGTGCACCAGGATCTTTCCGACGATGACATCAAGAGCGTATTTGAGGCCTTTGGCAAGATCAAATCTTGCACACTGGCCCGGGACCCCACAACTGGCAAGCACAAGGGTTATGGGTTCATTG AGTATGAGAAGGCCCAGTCATCCCAGGATGCCGTGTCTTCCATGAACCTGTTTGATCTGGGTGGCCAGTACTTGCGGGTGGGCAAGGCTGTCACACCCCCCATGCCCCTGCTTACACCTGCCACACCCGGAGGCCTCCCACCTGCTGCTGCCGTGGCCGCAGCTGCAGCCACAGCCAAGATCACAGCTCAG GAAGCAGTGGCTGGAGCAGCGGTGCTGGGTACCCTGGCCACTCCTGGACTAGTGTCCCCTGCACTGACTCTGGCCCAACCTCTGGGGGCTTTGCCCCAGGCTGTCATGGCTGCCCAGGCGCCAGGAGTCATCACAG GTGTGACCCCAGCCCGGCCTCCCATTCCGGTCACCATCCCCTCTGTGGGAGTGGTGAACCCCATCCTGGCCAGCCCCCCAACGCTGGGTCTCCTGGAGcccaagaaggagaaggaggaggaggagctctTTCCTGAGTCGGAGCGGCCAGAGATGCTCAGCGAGCAGGAGCACATGAGCATCTCCGGTAGTAGCGCCCGCCACATGGTGATGCAGAAGCTGCTCCGAAAGCAGGAG tCCACGGTGATGGTTCTGCGTAACATGGTGGACCCCAAGGACATCGACGATGACCTGGAGGGGGAGGTGACCGAGGAATGTGGCAAGTTTGGTGCTGTGAACCGTGTCATCATATACCAGGAGAAGCAGGGCGAGGAGGAGGACGCAGAGATCATCGTCAAGATTTTTGTGGAGTTTTCCATAGCCTCTGAGACTCACAAGGCCATCCAGGCCCTCAATGGGCGCTGGTTTGCTGGCCGCAAGGTGGTGGCTGAAGTGTATGACCAGGAGCGTTTTGATAACAGTGACCTTTCTGCGTGA
- the PUF60 gene encoding poly(U)-binding-splicing factor PUF60 isoform X6 — protein MATATIALQVNGQQGGGSEPAAAAAAAAAAVVAAGDKWKPPQGTDSIKMENGQNTTAKLGLPPLTPEQQEALQKAKKYAMEQSIKSVLVKQTIAHQQQQLTNLQMAAVTMGFGDPLSPLQSMAAQRQRALAIMCRVYVGSIYYELGEDTIRQAFAPFGPIKSIDMSWDSVTMKHKGFAFVEYEVPEAAQLALEQMNSVMLGGRNIKVGRPSNIGQAQPIIDQLAEEARAFNRIYVASVHQDLSDDDIKSVFEAFGKIKSCTLARDPTTGKHKGYGFIEYEKAQSSQDAVSSMNLFDLGGQYLRVGKAVTPPMPLLTPATPGGLPPAAAVAAAAATAKITAQEAVAGAAVLGTLATPGLVSPALTLAQPLGALPQAVMAAQAPGVITGVTPARPPIPVTIPSVGVVNPILASPPTLGLLEPKKEKEEEELFPESERPEMLSEQEHMSISGSSARHMVMQKLLRKQESTVMVLRNMVDPKDIDDDLEGEVTEECGKFGAVNRVIIYQEKQGEEEDAEIIVKIFVEFSIASETHKAIQALNGRWFAGRKVVAEVYDQERFDNSDLSA, from the exons CAGGTCAATGGCCAGCAAGGAGGGGGGTCCgagccggcggcggcggcggcagcggcggcggcggcagtggTGGCAGCGGGAGACAAATGGAAACCTCCACAG GGGACGGACTCCATCAAGATGGAGAACGGGCAGAACACAACCGCGAAGCTGGGACTGCCTCCTCTGACGCCCGAGCAGCAAGAGGCCCTCCAGAAG GCCAAGAAGTACGCCATGGAGCAGAGCATCAAGAGCGTGCTGGTGAAGCAGACCATCGCGCACCAGCAACAGCAGCTCACCAACCTGCAG ATGGCAGCAGTGACAATGGGCTTTGGAGATCCTCTCTCACCTTTGCAATCG ATGGCAGCTCAGCGGCAGCGGGCGCTGGCCATCATGTGTCGGGTCTACGTGGGTTCCATCTACTATGAGCTCGGGGAGGACACCATTCGCCAGGCTTTTGCTCCCTTCGGACCCATCAAGAGCATTGACATGTCCTGGGACTCCGTCACCATGAAGCACAAG GGCTTTGCCTTTGTGGAGTACGAGGTCCCAGAAGCTGCGCAGCTCGCCTTGGAGCAGATGAACTCAGTGATGCTAGGAGGCAGGAACATCAAG GTGGGCAGACCCAGCAATATAGGGCAGGCCCAGCCTATCATAGACCAGCTGGCTGAGGAGGCGCGAGCTTTCAATCGCATCTACGTGGCTTCTGTGCACCAGGATCTTTCCGACGATGACATCAAGAGCGTATTTGAGGCCTTTGGCAAGATCAAATCTTGCACACTGGCCCGGGACCCCACAACTGGCAAGCACAAGGGTTATGGGTTCATTG AGTATGAGAAGGCCCAGTCATCCCAGGATGCCGTGTCTTCCATGAACCTGTTTGATCTGGGTGGCCAGTACTTGCGGGTGGGCAAGGCTGTCACACCCCCCATGCCCCTGCTTACACCTGCCACACCCGGAGGCCTCCCACCTGCTGCTGCCGTGGCCGCAGCTGCAGCCACAGCCAAGATCACAGCTCAG GAAGCAGTGGCTGGAGCAGCGGTGCTGGGTACCCTGGCCACTCCTGGACTAGTGTCCCCTGCACTGACTCTGGCCCAACCTCTGGGGGCTTTGCCCCAGGCTGTCATGGCTGCCCAGGCGCCAGGAGTCATCACAG GTGTGACCCCAGCCCGGCCTCCCATTCCGGTCACCATCCCCTCTGTGGGAGTGGTGAACCCCATCCTGGCCAGCCCCCCAACGCTGGGTCTCCTGGAGcccaagaaggagaaggaggaggaggagctctTTCCTGAGTCGGAGCGGCCAGAGATGCTCAGCGAGCAGGAGCACATGAGCATCTCCGGTAGTAGCGCCCGCCACATGGTGATGCAGAAGCTGCTCCGAAAGCAGGAG tCCACGGTGATGGTTCTGCGTAACATGGTGGACCCCAAGGACATCGACGATGACCTGGAGGGGGAGGTGACCGAGGAATGTGGCAAGTTTGGTGCTGTGAACCGTGTCATCATATACCAGGAGAAGCAGGGCGAGGAGGAGGACGCAGAGATCATCGTCAAGATTTTTGTGGAGTTTTCCATAGCCTCTGAGACTCACAAGGCCATCCAGGCCCTCAATGGGCGCTGGTTTGCTGGCCGCAAGGTGGTGGCTGAAGTGTATGACCAGGAGCGTTTTGATAACAGTGACCTTTCTGCGTGA
- the PUF60 gene encoding poly(U)-binding-splicing factor PUF60 isoform X2 has protein sequence MQVNGQQGGGSEPAAAAAAAAAAVVAAGDKWKPPQGTDSIKMENGQNTTAKLGLPPLTPEQQEALQKAKKYAMEQSIKSVLVKQTIAHQQQQLTNLQMAAVTMGFGDPLSPLQSMAAQRQRALAIMCRVYVGSIYYELGEDTIRQAFAPFGPIKSIDMSWDSVTMKHKGFAFVEYEVPEAAQLALEQMNSVMLGGRNIKVGRPSNIGQAQPIIDQLAEEARAFNRIYVASVHQDLSDDDIKSVFEAFGKIKSCTLARDPTTGKHKGYGFIEYEKAQSSQDAVSSMNLFDLGGQYLRVGKAVTPPMPLLTPATPGGLPPAAAVAAAAATAKITAQEAVAGAAVLGTLATPGLVSPALTLAQPLGALPQAVMAAQAPGVITGVTPARPPIPVTIPSVGVVNPILASPPTLGLLEPKKEKEEEELFPESERPEMLSEQEHMSISGSSARHMVMQKLLRKQESTVMVLRNMVDPKDIDDDLEGEVTEECGKFGAVNRVIIYQEKQGEEEDAEIIVKIFVEFSIASETHKAIQALNGRWFAGRKVVAEVYDQERFDNSDLSA, from the exons CAGGTCAATGGCCAGCAAGGAGGGGGGTCCgagccggcggcggcggcggcagcggcggcggcggcagtggTGGCAGCGGGAGACAAATGGAAACCTCCACAG GGGACGGACTCCATCAAGATGGAGAACGGGCAGAACACAACCGCGAAGCTGGGACTGCCTCCTCTGACGCCCGAGCAGCAAGAGGCCCTCCAGAAG GCCAAGAAGTACGCCATGGAGCAGAGCATCAAGAGCGTGCTGGTGAAGCAGACCATCGCGCACCAGCAACAGCAGCTCACCAACCTGCAG ATGGCAGCAGTGACAATGGGCTTTGGAGATCCTCTCTCACCTTTGCAATCG ATGGCAGCTCAGCGGCAGCGGGCGCTGGCCATCATGTGTCGGGTCTACGTGGGTTCCATCTACTATGAGCTCGGGGAGGACACCATTCGCCAGGCTTTTGCTCCCTTCGGACCCATCAAGAGCATTGACATGTCCTGGGACTCCGTCACCATGAAGCACAAG GGCTTTGCCTTTGTGGAGTACGAGGTCCCAGAAGCTGCGCAGCTCGCCTTGGAGCAGATGAACTCAGTGATGCTAGGAGGCAGGAACATCAAG GTGGGCAGACCCAGCAATATAGGGCAGGCCCAGCCTATCATAGACCAGCTGGCTGAGGAGGCGCGAGCTTTCAATCGCATCTACGTGGCTTCTGTGCACCAGGATCTTTCCGACGATGACATCAAGAGCGTATTTGAGGCCTTTGGCAAGATCAAATCTTGCACACTGGCCCGGGACCCCACAACTGGCAAGCACAAGGGTTATGGGTTCATTG AGTATGAGAAGGCCCAGTCATCCCAGGATGCCGTGTCTTCCATGAACCTGTTTGATCTGGGTGGCCAGTACTTGCGGGTGGGCAAGGCTGTCACACCCCCCATGCCCCTGCTTACACCTGCCACACCCGGAGGCCTCCCACCTGCTGCTGCCGTGGCCGCAGCTGCAGCCACAGCCAAGATCACAGCTCAG GAAGCAGTGGCTGGAGCAGCGGTGCTGGGTACCCTGGCCACTCCTGGACTAGTGTCCCCTGCACTGACTCTGGCCCAACCTCTGGGGGCTTTGCCCCAGGCTGTCATGGCTGCCCAGGCGCCAGGAGTCATCACAG GTGTGACCCCAGCCCGGCCTCCCATTCCGGTCACCATCCCCTCTGTGGGAGTGGTGAACCCCATCCTGGCCAGCCCCCCAACGCTGGGTCTCCTGGAGcccaagaaggagaaggaggaggaggagctctTTCCTGAGTCGGAGCGGCCAGAGATGCTCAGCGAGCAGGAGCACATGAGCATCTCCGGTAGTAGCGCCCGCCACATGGTGATGCAGAAGCTGCTCCGAAAGCAGGAG tCCACGGTGATGGTTCTGCGTAACATGGTGGACCCCAAGGACATCGACGATGACCTGGAGGGGGAGGTGACCGAGGAATGTGGCAAGTTTGGTGCTGTGAACCGTGTCATCATATACCAGGAGAAGCAGGGCGAGGAGGAGGACGCAGAGATCATCGTCAAGATTTTTGTGGAGTTTTCCATAGCCTCTGAGACTCACAAGGCCATCCAGGCCCTCAATGGGCGCTGGTTTGCTGGCCGCAAGGTGGTGGCTGAAGTGTATGACCAGGAGCGTTTTGATAACAGTGACCTTTCTGCGTGA
- the PUF60 gene encoding poly(U)-binding-splicing factor PUF60 isoform X1, translating to MATATIALVNGQQGGGSEPAAAAAAAAAAVVAAGDKWKPPQGTDSIKMENGQNTTAKLGLPPLTPEQQEALQKAKKYAMEQSIKSVLVKQTIAHQQQQLTNLQMAAVTMGFGDPLSPLQSMAAQRQRALAIMCRVYVGSIYYELGEDTIRQAFAPFGPIKSIDMSWDSVTMKHKGFAFVEYEVPEAAQLALEQMNSVMLGGRNIKVGRPSNIGQAQPIIDQLAEEARAFNRIYVASVHQDLSDDDIKSVFEAFGKIKSCTLARDPTTGKHKGYGFIEYEKAQSSQDAVSSMNLFDLGGQYLRVGKAVTPPMPLLTPATPGGLPPAAAVAAAAATAKITAQEAVAGAAVLGTLATPGLVSPALTLAQPLGALPQAVMAAQAPGVITGVTPARPPIPVTIPSVGVVNPILASPPTLGLLEPKKEKEEEELFPESERPEMLSEQEHMSISGSSARHMVMQKLLRKQESTVMVLRNMVDPKDIDDDLEGEVTEECGKFGAVNRVIIYQEKQGEEEDAEIIVKIFVEFSIASETHKAIQALNGRWFAGRKVVAEVYDQERFDNSDLSA from the exons GTCAATGGCCAGCAAGGAGGGGGGTCCgagccggcggcggcggcggcagcggcggcggcggcagtggTGGCAGCGGGAGACAAATGGAAACCTCCACAG GGGACGGACTCCATCAAGATGGAGAACGGGCAGAACACAACCGCGAAGCTGGGACTGCCTCCTCTGACGCCCGAGCAGCAAGAGGCCCTCCAGAAG GCCAAGAAGTACGCCATGGAGCAGAGCATCAAGAGCGTGCTGGTGAAGCAGACCATCGCGCACCAGCAACAGCAGCTCACCAACCTGCAG ATGGCAGCAGTGACAATGGGCTTTGGAGATCCTCTCTCACCTTTGCAATCG ATGGCAGCTCAGCGGCAGCGGGCGCTGGCCATCATGTGTCGGGTCTACGTGGGTTCCATCTACTATGAGCTCGGGGAGGACACCATTCGCCAGGCTTTTGCTCCCTTCGGACCCATCAAGAGCATTGACATGTCCTGGGACTCCGTCACCATGAAGCACAAG GGCTTTGCCTTTGTGGAGTACGAGGTCCCAGAAGCTGCGCAGCTCGCCTTGGAGCAGATGAACTCAGTGATGCTAGGAGGCAGGAACATCAAG GTGGGCAGACCCAGCAATATAGGGCAGGCCCAGCCTATCATAGACCAGCTGGCTGAGGAGGCGCGAGCTTTCAATCGCATCTACGTGGCTTCTGTGCACCAGGATCTTTCCGACGATGACATCAAGAGCGTATTTGAGGCCTTTGGCAAGATCAAATCTTGCACACTGGCCCGGGACCCCACAACTGGCAAGCACAAGGGTTATGGGTTCATTG AGTATGAGAAGGCCCAGTCATCCCAGGATGCCGTGTCTTCCATGAACCTGTTTGATCTGGGTGGCCAGTACTTGCGGGTGGGCAAGGCTGTCACACCCCCCATGCCCCTGCTTACACCTGCCACACCCGGAGGCCTCCCACCTGCTGCTGCCGTGGCCGCAGCTGCAGCCACAGCCAAGATCACAGCTCAG GAAGCAGTGGCTGGAGCAGCGGTGCTGGGTACCCTGGCCACTCCTGGACTAGTGTCCCCTGCACTGACTCTGGCCCAACCTCTGGGGGCTTTGCCCCAGGCTGTCATGGCTGCCCAGGCGCCAGGAGTCATCACAG GTGTGACCCCAGCCCGGCCTCCCATTCCGGTCACCATCCCCTCTGTGGGAGTGGTGAACCCCATCCTGGCCAGCCCCCCAACGCTGGGTCTCCTGGAGcccaagaaggagaaggaggaggaggagctctTTCCTGAGTCGGAGCGGCCAGAGATGCTCAGCGAGCAGGAGCACATGAGCATCTCCGGTAGTAGCGCCCGCCACATGGTGATGCAGAAGCTGCTCCGAAAGCAGGAG tCCACGGTGATGGTTCTGCGTAACATGGTGGACCCCAAGGACATCGACGATGACCTGGAGGGGGAGGTGACCGAGGAATGTGGCAAGTTTGGTGCTGTGAACCGTGTCATCATATACCAGGAGAAGCAGGGCGAGGAGGAGGACGCAGAGATCATCGTCAAGATTTTTGTGGAGTTTTCCATAGCCTCTGAGACTCACAAGGCCATCCAGGCCCTCAATGGGCGCTGGTTTGCTGGCCGCAAGGTGGTGGCTGAAGTGTATGACCAGGAGCGTTTTGATAACAGTGACCTTTCTGCGTGA
- the PUF60 gene encoding poly(U)-binding-splicing factor PUF60 isoform X3 produces MATATIALVNGQQGGGSEPAAAAAAAAAAVVAAGDKWKPPQGTDSIKMENGQNTTAKLGLPPLTPEQQEALQKAKKYAMEQSIKSVLVKQTIAHQQQQLTNLQMAAQRQRALAIMCRVYVGSIYYELGEDTIRQAFAPFGPIKSIDMSWDSVTMKHKGFAFVEYEVPEAAQLALEQMNSVMLGGRNIKVGRPSNIGQAQPIIDQLAEEARAFNRIYVASVHQDLSDDDIKSVFEAFGKIKSCTLARDPTTGKHKGYGFIEYEKAQSSQDAVSSMNLFDLGGQYLRVGKAVTPPMPLLTPATPGGLPPAAAVAAAAATAKITAQEAVAGAAVLGTLATPGLVSPALTLAQPLGALPQAVMAAQAPGVITGVTPARPPIPVTIPSVGVVNPILASPPTLGLLEPKKEKEEEELFPESERPEMLSEQEHMSISGSSARHMVMQKLLRKQESTVMVLRNMVDPKDIDDDLEGEVTEECGKFGAVNRVIIYQEKQGEEEDAEIIVKIFVEFSIASETHKAIQALNGRWFAGRKVVAEVYDQERFDNSDLSA; encoded by the exons GTCAATGGCCAGCAAGGAGGGGGGTCCgagccggcggcggcggcggcagcggcggcggcggcagtggTGGCAGCGGGAGACAAATGGAAACCTCCACAG GGGACGGACTCCATCAAGATGGAGAACGGGCAGAACACAACCGCGAAGCTGGGACTGCCTCCTCTGACGCCCGAGCAGCAAGAGGCCCTCCAGAAG GCCAAGAAGTACGCCATGGAGCAGAGCATCAAGAGCGTGCTGGTGAAGCAGACCATCGCGCACCAGCAACAGCAGCTCACCAACCTGCAG ATGGCAGCTCAGCGGCAGCGGGCGCTGGCCATCATGTGTCGGGTCTACGTGGGTTCCATCTACTATGAGCTCGGGGAGGACACCATTCGCCAGGCTTTTGCTCCCTTCGGACCCATCAAGAGCATTGACATGTCCTGGGACTCCGTCACCATGAAGCACAAG GGCTTTGCCTTTGTGGAGTACGAGGTCCCAGAAGCTGCGCAGCTCGCCTTGGAGCAGATGAACTCAGTGATGCTAGGAGGCAGGAACATCAAG GTGGGCAGACCCAGCAATATAGGGCAGGCCCAGCCTATCATAGACCAGCTGGCTGAGGAGGCGCGAGCTTTCAATCGCATCTACGTGGCTTCTGTGCACCAGGATCTTTCCGACGATGACATCAAGAGCGTATTTGAGGCCTTTGGCAAGATCAAATCTTGCACACTGGCCCGGGACCCCACAACTGGCAAGCACAAGGGTTATGGGTTCATTG AGTATGAGAAGGCCCAGTCATCCCAGGATGCCGTGTCTTCCATGAACCTGTTTGATCTGGGTGGCCAGTACTTGCGGGTGGGCAAGGCTGTCACACCCCCCATGCCCCTGCTTACACCTGCCACACCCGGAGGCCTCCCACCTGCTGCTGCCGTGGCCGCAGCTGCAGCCACAGCCAAGATCACAGCTCAG GAAGCAGTGGCTGGAGCAGCGGTGCTGGGTACCCTGGCCACTCCTGGACTAGTGTCCCCTGCACTGACTCTGGCCCAACCTCTGGGGGCTTTGCCCCAGGCTGTCATGGCTGCCCAGGCGCCAGGAGTCATCACAG GTGTGACCCCAGCCCGGCCTCCCATTCCGGTCACCATCCCCTCTGTGGGAGTGGTGAACCCCATCCTGGCCAGCCCCCCAACGCTGGGTCTCCTGGAGcccaagaaggagaaggaggaggaggagctctTTCCTGAGTCGGAGCGGCCAGAGATGCTCAGCGAGCAGGAGCACATGAGCATCTCCGGTAGTAGCGCCCGCCACATGGTGATGCAGAAGCTGCTCCGAAAGCAGGAG tCCACGGTGATGGTTCTGCGTAACATGGTGGACCCCAAGGACATCGACGATGACCTGGAGGGGGAGGTGACCGAGGAATGTGGCAAGTTTGGTGCTGTGAACCGTGTCATCATATACCAGGAGAAGCAGGGCGAGGAGGAGGACGCAGAGATCATCGTCAAGATTTTTGTGGAGTTTTCCATAGCCTCTGAGACTCACAAGGCCATCCAGGCCCTCAATGGGCGCTGGTTTGCTGGCCGCAAGGTGGTGGCTGAAGTGTATGACCAGGAGCGTTTTGATAACAGTGACCTTTCTGCGTGA
- the PUF60 gene encoding poly(U)-binding-splicing factor PUF60 isoform X4, whose product MATATIALGTDSIKMENGQNTTAKLGLPPLTPEQQEALQKAKKYAMEQSIKSVLVKQTIAHQQQQLTNLQMAAVTMGFGDPLSPLQSMAAQRQRALAIMCRVYVGSIYYELGEDTIRQAFAPFGPIKSIDMSWDSVTMKHKGFAFVEYEVPEAAQLALEQMNSVMLGGRNIKVGRPSNIGQAQPIIDQLAEEARAFNRIYVASVHQDLSDDDIKSVFEAFGKIKSCTLARDPTTGKHKGYGFIEYEKAQSSQDAVSSMNLFDLGGQYLRVGKAVTPPMPLLTPATPGGLPPAAAVAAAAATAKITAQEAVAGAAVLGTLATPGLVSPALTLAQPLGALPQAVMAAQAPGVITGVTPARPPIPVTIPSVGVVNPILASPPTLGLLEPKKEKEEEELFPESERPEMLSEQEHMSISGSSARHMVMQKLLRKQESTVMVLRNMVDPKDIDDDLEGEVTEECGKFGAVNRVIIYQEKQGEEEDAEIIVKIFVEFSIASETHKAIQALNGRWFAGRKVVAEVYDQERFDNSDLSA is encoded by the exons GGGACGGACTCCATCAAGATGGAGAACGGGCAGAACACAACCGCGAAGCTGGGACTGCCTCCTCTGACGCCCGAGCAGCAAGAGGCCCTCCAGAAG GCCAAGAAGTACGCCATGGAGCAGAGCATCAAGAGCGTGCTGGTGAAGCAGACCATCGCGCACCAGCAACAGCAGCTCACCAACCTGCAG ATGGCAGCAGTGACAATGGGCTTTGGAGATCCTCTCTCACCTTTGCAATCG ATGGCAGCTCAGCGGCAGCGGGCGCTGGCCATCATGTGTCGGGTCTACGTGGGTTCCATCTACTATGAGCTCGGGGAGGACACCATTCGCCAGGCTTTTGCTCCCTTCGGACCCATCAAGAGCATTGACATGTCCTGGGACTCCGTCACCATGAAGCACAAG GGCTTTGCCTTTGTGGAGTACGAGGTCCCAGAAGCTGCGCAGCTCGCCTTGGAGCAGATGAACTCAGTGATGCTAGGAGGCAGGAACATCAAG GTGGGCAGACCCAGCAATATAGGGCAGGCCCAGCCTATCATAGACCAGCTGGCTGAGGAGGCGCGAGCTTTCAATCGCATCTACGTGGCTTCTGTGCACCAGGATCTTTCCGACGATGACATCAAGAGCGTATTTGAGGCCTTTGGCAAGATCAAATCTTGCACACTGGCCCGGGACCCCACAACTGGCAAGCACAAGGGTTATGGGTTCATTG AGTATGAGAAGGCCCAGTCATCCCAGGATGCCGTGTCTTCCATGAACCTGTTTGATCTGGGTGGCCAGTACTTGCGGGTGGGCAAGGCTGTCACACCCCCCATGCCCCTGCTTACACCTGCCACACCCGGAGGCCTCCCACCTGCTGCTGCCGTGGCCGCAGCTGCAGCCACAGCCAAGATCACAGCTCAG GAAGCAGTGGCTGGAGCAGCGGTGCTGGGTACCCTGGCCACTCCTGGACTAGTGTCCCCTGCACTGACTCTGGCCCAACCTCTGGGGGCTTTGCCCCAGGCTGTCATGGCTGCCCAGGCGCCAGGAGTCATCACAG GTGTGACCCCAGCCCGGCCTCCCATTCCGGTCACCATCCCCTCTGTGGGAGTGGTGAACCCCATCCTGGCCAGCCCCCCAACGCTGGGTCTCCTGGAGcccaagaaggagaaggaggaggaggagctctTTCCTGAGTCGGAGCGGCCAGAGATGCTCAGCGAGCAGGAGCACATGAGCATCTCCGGTAGTAGCGCCCGCCACATGGTGATGCAGAAGCTGCTCCGAAAGCAGGAG tCCACGGTGATGGTTCTGCGTAACATGGTGGACCCCAAGGACATCGACGATGACCTGGAGGGGGAGGTGACCGAGGAATGTGGCAAGTTTGGTGCTGTGAACCGTGTCATCATATACCAGGAGAAGCAGGGCGAGGAGGAGGACGCAGAGATCATCGTCAAGATTTTTGTGGAGTTTTCCATAGCCTCTGAGACTCACAAGGCCATCCAGGCCCTCAATGGGCGCTGGTTTGCTGGCCGCAAGGTGGTGGCTGAAGTGTATGACCAGGAGCGTTTTGATAACAGTGACCTTTCTGCGTGA